From one Marmota flaviventris isolate mMarFla1 chromosome 1, mMarFla1.hap1, whole genome shotgun sequence genomic stretch:
- the LOC114084466 gene encoding olfactory receptor 7E24-like: MELSEDPDLHPVLFGLFLSMYLVTVLGNLLIILAVSSDSHIHTPMYFFLFNLSLAYIGFISTTVPKMIVNIQTHSRAISYVGCLTQMSVFTIFACMDYMLLSVMAYDRFVAICHPLHYLVMMNPRLCGFLTLVSFLFSLLDSQMHNLMILKITNFKSVEISSFFCDPSQLLNLSCSDTFSNNIVKYFLGTFYGLFPISGIFFSYYKIVSTILRIPSSGGKYRAFSTYGSHLANVCLFIGTGLGVYLGSAASHSPRKGAVTSVMYTVVTPMLNPFIYSLRNRDIKGALRRLPSRMA, from the coding sequence ATGGAACTCTCAGAGGATCCAGACCTGCATCCTGTCCTCTTTggactgttcctgtccatgtacctggtcacagtgcttgggaacctgctcatcatccttgcggtcagctctgactcccacatccacacccccatgtacttcttcctcttcaACCTGTCCTTGGCATACATTGGTTTCATCTCTACCACGGTCCCAAAGATGATTGTGAACATCCAAACTCACAGCAGAGCCATCTCCTATGTGGGCTGCCTGACACAGATGTCTGTTTTTACAATTTTTGCATGTATGGATTATATGCTTCTGAGTGTGATGGCCTATGATAGGTTTGTAGCCATCTGTCACCCCCTACACTATTTGGTCATGATGAATCCTCGTCTCTGTGGTTTCTTaactttggtttcatttttgttcAGCCTTTTGGACTCCCAGATGCACAATTTGATGATCTTAAAAATTACCAACTTCAAGAGTGTGGAAATTTCCAGTTTCTTTTGTGACCCTTCTCAACTTCTGAATCTCTCCTGTTCTGACACCTTCTCTAATAacattgtcaaatattttctgGGAACATTTTATGGCCTTTTCCCCATCTcagggatttttttctcttactataaAATTGTTTCAACCATTCTGAGGATCCCATCCTCAGGGGGGAAGTACAGAGCCTTCTCCACCTATGGCTCTCACCTGGCAAATGTTTGCTTATTTATAGGCACAGGCCTTGGAGTGTACCTTGGGTCAGCTGCATCACATTCTCCCAGGAAGGGTGCAGTGACTTCTgtgatgtacactgtggtcacccccatgctgaatcCCTTCATCTACAGTCTGAGGAATAGGGACATTAAAGGTGCCCTGAGGAGGCTGCCCAGCAGGATGGCCTAA